One window of uncultured Erythrobacter sp. genomic DNA carries:
- a CDS encoding LysR substrate-binding domain-containing protein, whose protein sequence is MPIIHIYNDAVFDPRLLEAFVAVADAGSFTAAAHRLHSTQSTISQQIGRLEGLIGKVLLDRSARPVKLTPVGERLIGYARRILALQSEAAALLADLSGSRTLQVGLPDDLMTATMSQGFARFAERYREIRLDVTTGLSRDLSRQFREGEFDVIIVKEPRAQADARASFSEPLAWIEAANQLQQWSEPIPLVAFPPGGLYRDQMIEQIEAAGLRWYLAFTGNSLVSVLRAVEAGLGVSVLPVATIAPYAVQTCRQFEPVPPLVLSAYAWEQDAATTALLSVLTEIMSLERAVSSNAGSPAAEAEHGPAMAAPTLG, encoded by the coding sequence ATGCCTATCATTCACATCTATAATGATGCAGTGTTTGATCCCAGACTTCTCGAGGCGTTTGTGGCAGTTGCTGATGCCGGGAGCTTTACAGCTGCGGCCCACCGACTGCACTCTACCCAGTCAACGATCAGTCAGCAGATCGGCCGACTGGAGGGTCTGATTGGCAAGGTCCTGCTCGATCGCTCTGCCCGGCCCGTAAAGCTCACCCCCGTGGGCGAACGCCTGATCGGATATGCGAGGCGCATTCTCGCCCTTCAAAGCGAGGCTGCCGCTTTGCTGGCTGATCTTTCGGGCAGCCGAACTCTCCAGGTCGGCTTGCCTGATGATCTGATGACGGCCACGATGAGTCAGGGGTTTGCTCGCTTTGCCGAGCGCTACCGTGAAATTCGTCTCGATGTCACGACAGGGCTCAGCAGGGATCTATCGCGGCAGTTTCGCGAAGGGGAATTCGACGTAATCATCGTCAAGGAGCCCCGTGCGCAGGCCGACGCGCGCGCAAGTTTTTCCGAGCCGCTGGCCTGGATCGAGGCGGCCAACCAATTGCAGCAGTGGTCTGAACCGATACCGCTCGTGGCCTTCCCGCCGGGCGGGCTCTACCGGGACCAGATGATCGAACAGATCGAGGCGGCAGGATTGCGCTGGTATCTAGCCTTCACAGGGAACAGTCTCGTCAGTGTCCTGCGCGCTGTAGAAGCAGGGCTTGGCGTCTCGGTCCTGCCTGTTGCTACAATCGCACCCTACGCAGTTCAGACCTGCCGACAGTTTGAGCCCGTCCCGCCACTGGTCCTTTCGGCTTACGCATGGGAACAGGACGCCGCGACAACCGCGCTTCTGTCGGTTTTAACCGAGATCATGTCGCTCGAACGCGCGGTGAGCAGTAACGCGGGAAGCCCGGCAGCCGAGGCTGAGCACGGGCCAGCAATGGCCGCCCCAACACTCGGCTGA
- the uraH gene encoding hydroxyisourate hydrolase, whose translation MTSLLVPIALSLIAAPAAAADISTHVLDLAEGVGGANVPVTLSKRDAAGTWVEVGTARTDQNGRVRSFGPDADFDTGVYRLQFDMTAYPNAEAKPFFPEITVTFSVKDKAGHYHVPVVVSHYGYSTYRGN comes from the coding sequence ATGACCAGCTTGCTTGTGCCAATCGCGCTCAGCCTCATCGCGGCCCCGGCCGCAGCAGCAGATATTTCGACCCACGTGCTCGACCTCGCAGAAGGTGTCGGCGGCGCAAATGTCCCTGTCACTCTCTCGAAGCGTGATGCCGCCGGAACCTGGGTGGAGGTAGGCACGGCTCGCACGGATCAGAACGGCCGCGTGCGCAGCTTTGGTCCGGACGCCGATTTCGACACCGGAGTCTATAGGCTGCAATTCGATATGACCGCCTATCCGAACGCTGAAGCGAAGCCCTTCTTCCCTGAGATTACTGTCACCTTCAGTGTGAAAGACAAGGCCGGCCACTATCACGTTCCCGTCGTGGTCAGCCACTATGGCTATTCGACCTATCGCGGCAACTGA
- a CDS encoding heme-binding protein — MMIGLLIPLAVAAVTALPTPAAQRSVSLAMANALADAALVLCRAMNRDAVVAIVDRGGNLIALQRGDSIGPHNIRAAERKAFTALSTKTSTSALAERAATDPGSRNLANVPELLLLGGGLPIVHAGEVIGGIGVAGSGGSVSDEQCASSALASLTR; from the coding sequence ATGATGATTGGCCTGCTGATCCCGCTTGCGGTTGCTGCCGTGACCGCATTGCCGACGCCTGCTGCGCAGCGCTCAGTTTCACTCGCAATGGCCAATGCGCTCGCCGACGCAGCCCTTGTATTGTGCCGCGCCATGAACAGGGACGCTGTTGTCGCTATCGTCGATCGTGGCGGCAACCTGATTGCGCTCCAGAGGGGGGATAGCATCGGGCCGCACAACATCCGTGCCGCCGAGCGCAAGGCCTTCACTGCCCTGTCGACCAAAACCAGCACATCTGCGCTGGCGGAGCGAGCCGCAACTGACCCCGGATCACGTAACCTTGCAAATGTCCCTGAACTTTTATTGCTGGGTGGCGGTTTGCCAATAGTCCACGCTGGAGAGGTCATTGGCGGGATCGGCGTCGCGGGCTCCGGTGGATCAGTGAGCGATGAGCAGTGCGCCAGTTCAGCGCTCGCGAGCCTAACGCGGTAG
- a CDS encoding DMT family transporter: protein MMRSLQAQLISWVWSRPYLLLTFTALFWAGNSIVGRAARDVMPPVALAFWRWVLALLVLLPFALPYLRRDWSILRANWKWMLVLGALGIGTFNTLLYTGLQTTTAVNGLLLQSMQPALILMLGALVFGEQVRIPQIIGICLSITGALIIVLRADLSALLGLKFNTGDLVICAAVVVWSFYSVLLRKRPAVHPLSFLAATFMIGIAAIAPFYLAEIASGRLIQSRPESWLAIGYVCLFPSLIAYLFFNRGVELLGSAATGLYLNIMPVIGALLAVAILSEPIRWFHFLGMGLIGASIVSAARIGRQPIVRPIHVAPRP, encoded by the coding sequence ATGATGCGTTCGCTGCAAGCTCAATTAATCAGCTGGGTCTGGTCGCGCCCTTACTTGCTCCTTACCTTCACGGCCTTGTTCTGGGCTGGGAATTCCATCGTCGGGCGCGCAGCGCGTGATGTGATGCCACCCGTGGCGTTGGCCTTCTGGCGCTGGGTGCTGGCTTTGCTTGTGCTTTTACCGTTCGCCTTGCCGTATCTGCGGCGCGATTGGAGCATTTTGCGAGCAAATTGGAAATGGATGCTGGTGCTGGGAGCCCTTGGGATCGGCACGTTCAACACCCTCCTTTATACAGGCCTGCAGACCACAACGGCGGTTAACGGCCTGCTGCTTCAGTCGATGCAGCCTGCACTGATCCTGATGCTCGGTGCCCTCGTTTTTGGCGAGCAAGTCCGCATTCCGCAGATCATCGGCATATGCCTCTCGATTACTGGCGCCTTGATCATCGTTCTGCGCGCTGATCTGTCTGCGCTTCTCGGGCTGAAATTCAATACGGGCGATCTGGTGATCTGCGCGGCGGTTGTCGTCTGGTCGTTTTACTCCGTGCTGCTCCGTAAGCGCCCGGCTGTTCACCCGCTCAGCTTTCTGGCGGCGACCTTCATGATCGGCATCGCCGCTATCGCGCCGTTCTATTTGGCCGAGATTGCCAGCGGTCGCCTGATCCAAAGCCGCCCTGAAAGCTGGCTGGCGATCGGCTATGTCTGCCTGTTTCCCTCGCTGATTGCCTATCTCTTCTTCAATCGCGGCGTCGAGTTGCTCGGCTCGGCTGCGACCGGGCTTTATCTCAACATCATGCCCGTGATCGGGGCCCTGCTTGCCGTGGCGATCCTTTCCGAACCAATCCGCTGGTTCCATTTTCTTGGCATGGGCCTGATCGGCGCAAGTATTGTCAGCGCTGCGCGCATTGGGCGTCAACCGATCGTGCGTCCCATCCACGTGGCCCCGCGCCCGTAG
- a CDS encoding GNAT family N-acetyltransferase, whose amino-acid sequence MPLISIRRFARSDLAHALAIQSEIYLVSLVESETSFSSRLDAKMPYCLAASVKGQLVGYMLAHGWRRNAPPPLGTPLEEVGSAEILFIHDLAVATAGQGLGIGRRLVDHAFDLAVHDGLKSAELVAVEGAASFWKTMGFVTLDATPEIAAKLAGYGRGATWMGRTIG is encoded by the coding sequence ATGCCCCTTATCTCAATCCGCAGATTTGCCCGCAGCGATCTCGCTCACGCTCTAGCGATCCAGTCGGAGATCTACCTTGTCTCACTGGTGGAAAGCGAGACGTCATTCTCCAGCCGCCTCGATGCAAAAATGCCCTATTGCCTCGCAGCGAGTGTGAAAGGTCAGTTGGTCGGCTACATGCTGGCGCATGGCTGGCGGCGCAATGCTCCGCCGCCGCTGGGCACGCCGCTCGAGGAAGTCGGATCCGCCGAAATCCTGTTCATTCACGATCTGGCGGTTGCGACCGCGGGCCAAGGCCTTGGGATCGGGCGCAGGCTGGTTGATCACGCCTTCGATCTGGCGGTGCACGATGGCTTAAAGTCTGCCGAGCTCGTCGCGGTCGAGGGTGCGGCTAGCTTCTGGAAGACCATGGGCTTCGTCACGCTTGATGCCACGCCTGAAATCGCCGCCAAACTGGCGGGCTACGGGCGCGGGGCCACGTGGATGGGACGCACGATCGGTTGA
- a CDS encoding alternative oxidase, with translation MVNSILTPDKQALIEEHNAQPVIHHALDGFSDQFALGFTKLLRFTADTFFAKRYGHRAIVLETVAAVPGMVGAMFTHLTSLRSMKDDEGWIRTLMEEAENERMHLMTFIEIAKPALFERLVILMAQWIFLALFSVLYLVSSRTAHRVVGYFEEEAVISYTLYLQEIDEGRSPNVPAPAIAKHYWNMADDATLRDVVLLVRADEAHHRDVNHGFASKLGGQPFDPSKTAPYPAHADDIRLKA, from the coding sequence ATGGTCAATTCCATCCTCACTCCCGACAAGCAGGCACTAATTGAAGAACACAATGCCCAGCCGGTGATCCATCATGCCCTTGACGGCTTTTCGGACCAGTTTGCGCTTGGTTTTACCAAGCTGCTGCGCTTCACGGCCGATACGTTCTTCGCCAAACGTTACGGGCACCGCGCGATCGTTCTAGAAACCGTGGCTGCGGTGCCAGGCATGGTCGGCGCCATGTTCACCCACCTTACCAGCCTGCGTAGCATGAAGGATGATGAAGGCTGGATCCGCACCCTGATGGAAGAGGCGGAAAACGAACGCATGCACCTGATGACCTTCATCGAGATCGCCAAGCCAGCACTGTTCGAGCGGCTGGTGATCCTGATGGCGCAGTGGATTTTCCTTGCGCTGTTCTCAGTCCTGTATCTGGTCTCGTCCCGCACCGCTCACCGCGTGGTCGGCTATTTCGAGGAAGAAGCGGTGATCAGCTACACGCTTTATCTGCAAGAGATCGACGAAGGCCGCTCGCCGAATGTGCCTGCGCCAGCGATTGCCAAGCATTACTGGAACATGGCCGATGATGCGACGTTGCGCGATGTCGTCCTGCTGGTCCGAGCGGACGAGGCACACCACCGTGATGTCAATCATGGCTTTGCCAGCAAACTTGGCGGCCAACCGTTCGATCCGAGCAAGACCGCGCCCTATCCGGCGCATGCGGACGACATTCGTTTGAAAGCGTAA
- a CDS encoding NnrS family protein — protein MDPATTGKQQRAWSGPAVFSVGFRPFFFLGALWAVVAMTLWVPMLAGRLALPTAFDLVSWHAHEFLFGYLAAIIAGFLLTAVPSWTGRPPLTGWPLASLVALWLAGRVAIMFSQGLPPVVVALVDLAMMVELALLLAREIVVGSNWRNLPVVVLLVVFGAANGLFHWEAARGVYAAQGMGLRLGLAASLMMIAVIGGRIVPTFTRNWLVKRGGGRLPALPMQHFDKAALAVLMVALLAWTVWPNAEGTGIALLLAGLVHFARLARWAGDRTFAEPLVLVLHVGYAFVPLGALAGAAEVLGPGSIGAGTSQHVWMAGALGLMTLAVMTRATLGHSGHDLTAGPGTTAIYIAVIAAVAARLSAGVWSDSSALLHSLSGAGWILAFAGFATLYGPMLLRPRRMPA, from the coding sequence ATGGATCCGGCCACTACCGGCAAACAGCAGCGCGCCTGGAGTGGCCCGGCGGTTTTCAGCGTCGGATTTCGCCCGTTCTTTTTTCTCGGCGCACTCTGGGCGGTTGTGGCGATGACGCTGTGGGTGCCGATGCTGGCCGGGAGACTGGCGCTGCCGACCGCGTTCGATCTGGTCAGTTGGCATGCACATGAGTTCTTGTTCGGCTATCTTGCGGCGATCATTGCCGGGTTCCTGCTGACAGCTGTTCCCAGTTGGACCGGACGGCCGCCACTCACGGGCTGGCCGCTGGCATCCTTGGTTGCGCTTTGGCTCGCTGGCCGGGTTGCCATCATGTTTTCACAAGGCTTGCCTCCCGTGGTTGTCGCTCTGGTCGATCTGGCGATGATGGTTGAGCTGGCGCTGCTATTGGCGCGCGAAATTGTGGTGGGAAGCAACTGGCGCAACCTTCCGGTCGTGGTTCTGCTGGTGGTGTTCGGGGCCGCCAATGGCCTGTTCCATTGGGAAGCGGCGCGCGGTGTCTATGCCGCGCAAGGGATGGGGCTGAGGCTTGGTCTGGCCGCTTCACTGATGATGATCGCGGTGATCGGTGGGCGGATTGTGCCAACCTTCACCCGCAATTGGCTGGTCAAACGCGGTGGGGGGCGCTTGCCCGCCCTGCCGATGCAACATTTCGACAAGGCTGCGCTGGCCGTTCTTATGGTCGCCTTGCTGGCGTGGACCGTGTGGCCCAATGCTGAGGGGACGGGGATTGCGTTGCTGCTCGCGGGGCTTGTCCACTTTGCACGGTTGGCGCGTTGGGCAGGCGACCGCACCTTTGCCGAACCGCTCGTGCTGGTGCTGCACGTCGGGTATGCATTTGTGCCGCTGGGCGCTCTGGCAGGCGCGGCAGAGGTTCTAGGGCCGGGCTCGATCGGTGCAGGCACCTCGCAACATGTATGGATGGCTGGCGCCCTTGGGTTGATGACGCTGGCGGTCATGACGCGCGCAACGCTGGGGCACAGCGGGCATGATTTGACCGCCGGGCCGGGGACGACCGCGATCTACATAGCTGTCATCGCCGCCGTGGCTGCGCGACTATCCGCGGGCGTGTGGTCGGATTCTTCCGCCTTGTTGCACAGCCTTTCAGGCGCTGGCTGGATTTTGGCGTTTGCGGGTTTCGCTACGCTTTACGGTCCGATGTTGCTGCGCCCGCGCCGAATGCCTGCCTAA
- a CDS encoding cupin, producing MALHHASPGEVVDLGLPANASAQAGTRAIVKTDRFEAIRLVLAQGESIPAHEVASEITLHCLEGAVSVSLADQRLALHANQWVFFDESSVHGINADTDAVLLMTIMLPIAD from the coding sequence ATGGCCCTGCATCATGCCAGCCCCGGCGAAGTGGTCGATCTTGGCCTGCCCGCAAATGCGTCAGCGCAGGCCGGCACCAGAGCGATCGTCAAGACCGACCGGTTCGAAGCCATCCGTCTTGTTCTTGCACAAGGTGAAAGCATTCCCGCCCACGAGGTGGCCTCCGAAATCACGCTCCACTGCCTCGAAGGTGCGGTATCCGTTAGCCTGGCTGACCAGAGGCTGGCCTTGCATGCAAACCAATGGGTCTTCTTCGATGAAAGCAGTGTGCATGGCATCAATGCCGATACGGATGCTGTTCTGCTGATGACGATCATGCTGCCGATTGCCGATTAA
- a CDS encoding Rrf2 family transcriptional regulator, translating into MQLSLHTDYALRVLMTLAAADRHLSVDDIARRFQISRNHLAKVVQRLQAEGLVETFRGRGGGMRLARPADTITVGEVVRRFENLDAFVSCFAAGSGCVINGVCGLKPLLSEAIEDFLTKLDQRRISELIPDPQRFRDRLLREPATQDEPLNHPA; encoded by the coding sequence ATGCAGCTAAGCCTTCACACCGATTATGCGCTGCGCGTGCTCATGACCTTGGCTGCCGCGGACCGGCACCTCTCGGTCGATGACATCGCCCGGCGGTTTCAGATCTCGCGCAATCACCTGGCTAAGGTCGTGCAACGGCTACAGGCTGAGGGGCTGGTCGAAACTTTCCGCGGTCGGGGTGGCGGGATGCGACTCGCTCGCCCGGCTGACACCATTACCGTGGGCGAAGTGGTGCGCAGGTTCGAAAACCTCGATGCCTTTGTATCTTGTTTCGCCGCTGGTTCGGGTTGCGTGATCAACGGCGTGTGCGGGCTGAAGCCTCTGCTTAGCGAGGCGATAGAGGATTTTCTTACCAAGCTCGATCAACGCCGCATCAGCGAGCTTATTCCTGATCCCCAAAGATTCCGCGATCGCTTGCTGCGGGAGCCAGCAACACAAGACGAACCGCTAAACCACCCCGCCTGA
- a CDS encoding group III truncated hemoglobin — translation MISPAPASREAEFDARAFALRKRAEKKVAAEDIGVDADFIDQMVESFYTAIQGDDLLAPIFAERVHDWPVHLARMKGFWRSVLHNSGEFSGNPMLKHLAIPGLELAHFVRWLDLFYATLRRLESHPQAIGLVAGRARMIADSLLTAIEMRRSGLAGGRAGKDLPHV, via the coding sequence ATGATCAGCCCCGCTCCTGCTTCCCGCGAAGCCGAATTTGACGCACGCGCCTTTGCGCTGCGCAAGCGTGCGGAAAAGAAGGTGGCGGCTGAAGATATCGGCGTCGATGCGGACTTCATCGATCAGATGGTCGAGAGCTTTTACACCGCGATCCAAGGGGACGATCTGCTCGCCCCGATTTTCGCTGAGCGCGTCCATGATTGGCCTGTGCATCTGGCACGGATGAAGGGGTTCTGGCGCTCGGTGCTCCACAATAGCGGGGAGTTTTCGGGCAACCCGATGCTCAAGCATCTGGCCATCCCCGGTCTCGAGCTCGCTCACTTCGTCCGCTGGCTCGATCTGTTTTACGCCACCTTGCGCCGTCTGGAGAGCCACCCGCAAGCAATCGGGCTGGTCGCCGGACGGGCGCGGATGATCGCCGACAGTTTGCTCACTGCCATCGAAATGCGCCGTTCCGGCTTGGCCGGAGGGCGCGCAGGAAAGGATCTTCCCCATGTTTGA
- a CDS encoding sugar-transfer associated ATP-grasp domain-containing protein has translation MARVGNGLGSLGTARLAAARRCSGALGLGYVGVDLVIDATRGVQVLECNAYPGLEIQNINGAGLGSRIALIERLQRERERAARRAGAGTTVRPVNDWGAALRDAARKIAERVSGAFARPAPVTA, from the coding sequence TTGGCGCGTGTTGGCAACGGACTTGGGTCACTGGGCACTGCGCGGTTAGCCGCCGCAAGGCGCTGCTCGGGCGCGCTGGGGCTCGGCTATGTCGGGGTCGATCTGGTGATCGATGCCACGCGCGGCGTGCAGGTCCTCGAATGCAATGCCTATCCGGGGCTCGAGATCCAGAACATCAACGGTGCCGGACTGGGCTCGCGGATCGCGTTGATCGAGCGCCTGCAACGCGAGCGCGAGCGCGCCGCGCGGCGGGCGGGAGCGGGGACTACGGTGCGGCCGGTCAATGATTGGGGCGCCGCGCTGCGGGACGCCGCACGCAAGATCGCCGAGCGAGTGTCCGGCGCTTTCGCGCGGCCCGCTCCGGTCACAGCCTGA
- a CDS encoding ECF-type sigma factor — MADGDDTADDVRVLVEALYPQLRMIAGALSSRFGSPETLRSTALISEVFLKLRRSPRFADEQHFLRTAARAMRQVLVNHARGRVAQRRGGGAVVLPLDDDVPVFWQSDAELIALDDALGKLESIDARLAAVVECRFFGGYDDQETGRLLGMTDRTVRRDWVKARALLRNLLADGDLPGSD; from the coding sequence ATGGCTGACGGCGACGATACCGCAGACGATGTCCGCGTTCTCGTCGAGGCGCTCTATCCGCAGTTGCGTATGATCGCAGGCGCGCTGTCTTCGCGGTTCGGTAGCCCGGAAACCCTTCGGTCGACGGCGCTCATTTCCGAAGTCTTCCTGAAACTCCGCCGCTCGCCGCGCTTCGCCGATGAACAGCATTTCCTGCGCACGGCGGCGCGCGCGATGCGGCAGGTGCTGGTCAATCATGCGCGCGGCCGCGTCGCCCAGCGGCGTGGTGGCGGTGCAGTGGTACTGCCGCTTGACGATGACGTGCCGGTGTTCTGGCAGAGCGATGCCGAATTGATCGCGCTCGATGATGCATTGGGTAAGTTGGAGAGCATAGATGCGCGGCTGGCGGCGGTGGTCGAATGCCGGTTTTTCGGCGGCTATGACGATCAGGAAACGGGGCGCTTGCTCGGCATGACGGATCGCACTGTGCGGCGCGACTGGGTCAAGGCGCGTGCATTGCTGCGCAACTTGCTCGCGGATGGCGACCTGCCGGGATCCGATTAA
- a CDS encoding serine/threonine-protein kinase, producing MNQNWPRLSALIDEAMELPLTEQRGFVAAQTDGDPDFQAAAFHFIDSLHSGLTGFMRTGAMGVDQANRPPPLNEGERIGVWAIRGLIGEGGMGRVYAVDRVEGGFTQAGALKLNDALPGTDLMVMTQERQVLADLDHPSIARILDGGTLPDGSSWMVMERIDGPTIDRWCADHRLGLAERVRLVLAAADGLAQAHARLVLHRDLKPSNILVDPMGQPRLIDFGIARRLGSHDAAAPERLSLAYAAPELVEGLSVGPATDVYGLTQVLHELLTGHPAVRRGGLPAGIALAVDGDTPAATNRPALLPDVARRAPSALLDDVSAVLACALSRDPAARYPTMDAFAGDLRRALAGHAVEARKHEPSYRFRRWLTRFKWPVAGAAAIALSLTGGLGAALWQARDARAARDAAVVEADRTEAVRQSLFLVLGESTEAAGPDGSRKDVLDRASERLTREFARDPAHFAPVLKALGELYFHSNDYPGAIGLLKPVASLPLGSPAAQSGKVPPEVIAEAKVDLAQVYLRTGEPEQARAMLAAAQAFWASDPARWQSDMIESRLTEAQVVRDLDKDPPRAAAILRRALAERIAMSGPANRDVAIFQNNLGNVLSTMGQHDEAAASFRQAQATWAAIGAGETPDAMNTLNNLAASEVLAGRPKAAVPQFAEAVRLRRALFGPSAALAALINNHAKALLLTGDAAQALPLAREATAMAREFAGEGSMLHAASAAGLSEAMLGTGQQGDALLTAQLGYLAALQTSGAGSPPEIVALIALARANAANGNKGAARDQLASAEKGVAAMGPAGARLSDAIRDIRKRYGL from the coding sequence ATGAACCAGAATTGGCCCCGGCTATCGGCGTTGATCGATGAAGCCATGGAGCTGCCACTGACCGAGCAGCGCGGGTTTGTAGCGGCGCAAACCGATGGCGATCCCGATTTTCAGGCTGCCGCCTTTCATTTCATCGACAGTCTGCATTCCGGCCTTACCGGTTTCATGCGCACAGGAGCGATGGGAGTGGATCAGGCGAACCGCCCACCGCCCCTGAATGAAGGCGAACGCATCGGTGTCTGGGCGATACGGGGCCTGATCGGCGAAGGAGGCATGGGCCGAGTCTATGCCGTCGACCGGGTCGAGGGCGGCTTCACGCAGGCCGGGGCGCTCAAGCTCAACGATGCTCTACCCGGCACAGACTTGATGGTGATGACGCAGGAACGTCAGGTCCTCGCCGACCTTGATCACCCCTCGATTGCGCGCATCCTGGATGGTGGCACCCTGCCCGACGGGTCAAGCTGGATGGTGATGGAGCGGATCGACGGTCCGACCATCGATCGCTGGTGCGCCGACCATCGGCTCGGTCTGGCAGAACGAGTGCGGCTGGTGCTCGCCGCTGCTGATGGGTTGGCGCAGGCCCATGCGCGGCTGGTGCTGCACCGCGACCTCAAGCCATCGAACATTCTGGTCGATCCGATGGGCCAGCCACGCCTCATCGATTTCGGGATCGCCCGGCGGCTTGGCAGCCATGATGCCGCCGCGCCGGAGCGCCTGTCGCTGGCCTATGCTGCGCCGGAATTGGTCGAAGGCCTGTCGGTCGGCCCGGCGACCGATGTTTATGGCTTGACGCAAGTGCTGCACGAATTGCTTACCGGGCATCCCGCCGTCCGGCGCGGCGGCCTGCCTGCCGGCATCGCGCTGGCAGTGGATGGCGATACTCCGGCAGCGACCAACCGGCCCGCCCTGCTGCCCGACGTTGCGCGGCGCGCGCCATCTGCTTTGTTGGACGATGTTAGCGCAGTGCTGGCATGTGCGCTGAGCAGAGATCCGGCGGCGCGCTATCCAACCATGGATGCCTTTGCCGGCGACCTGCGCCGGGCGCTGGCAGGCCACGCAGTCGAAGCGCGCAAGCACGAGCCGAGCTACCGCTTTCGCCGCTGGCTCACGCGCTTCAAATGGCCGGTGGCGGGCGCTGCTGCGATTGCGCTCAGCCTGACAGGCGGGCTCGGCGCTGCGCTCTGGCAGGCTCGTGATGCGAGAGCCGCCCGCGATGCTGCGGTGGTCGAGGCTGACCGGACCGAGGCGGTGCGCCAATCGCTGTTTCTGGTGCTGGGCGAATCGACCGAGGCGGCGGGGCCTGACGGATCGCGCAAGGACGTGCTCGACCGCGCATCCGAACGCCTGACGCGCGAATTTGCCCGCGATCCGGCGCATTTTGCCCCGGTTCTCAAGGCGCTTGGCGAGCTGTACTTTCATTCCAACGACTATCCCGGTGCCATCGGCCTGTTAAAGCCGGTCGCTTCCCTACCGCTAGGCAGCCCGGCCGCGCAGTCCGGCAAGGTGCCACCTGAAGTGATTGCCGAGGCCAAGGTCGATCTCGCGCAGGTCTATCTGCGTACTGGTGAGCCCGAACAGGCCCGCGCGATGCTCGCCGCCGCTCAGGCATTCTGGGCCAGCGATCCGGCCCGCTGGCAGAGCGACATGATCGAGAGCCGTCTGACCGAGGCGCAGGTTGTGCGCGATCTCGACAAGGACCCGCCCCGCGCCGCAGCGATCCTGCGCCGCGCGCTGGCGGAACGTATCGCCATGTCAGGCCCCGCCAACCGCGATGTGGCGATCTTTCAGAACAATCTCGGCAACGTCCTGTCGACCATGGGGCAGCATGACGAAGCCGCAGCATCCTTCCGGCAGGCTCAGGCCACTTGGGCCGCAATCGGGGCGGGCGAAACGCCCGATGCGATGAACACGCTCAACAATCTGGCGGCGAGCGAGGTTCTGGCTGGTCGTCCGAAGGCAGCGGTGCCGCAATTTGCGGAAGCCGTGCGGCTGCGGCGTGCGCTGTTCGGCCCCTCGGCCGCGTTGGCGGCGCTGATCAATAACCACGCCAAGGCCTTGCTGCTGACAGGGGATGCCGCCCAGGCCTTGCCGCTTGCGCGCGAGGCAACGGCGATGGCGCGCGAATTCGCTGGCGAGGGATCGATGCTCCATGCCGCATCTGCCGCAGGGCTAAGTGAGGCCATGCTGGGAACCGGGCAGCAAGGGGACGCCTTGCTGACAGCGCAGTTAGGGTATCTCGCCGCGCTCCAAACTTCGGGTGCGGGCTCGCCGCCCGAAATCGTGGCGCTGATCGCGCTCGCCCGAGCGAATGCTGCTAACGGCAACAAGGGTGCCGCGCGTGATCAATTGGCGAGTGCGGAAAAAGGCGTGGCGGCGATGGGGCCGGCAGGAGCGCGGCTCAGTGACGCTATCCGCGATATTCGCAAGCGCTACGGTCTTTGA